A region of Rattus rattus isolate New Zealand chromosome 7, Rrattus_CSIRO_v1, whole genome shotgun sequence DNA encodes the following proteins:
- the LOC116905568 gene encoding 60S ribosomal protein L11-like codes for MTQDQGEKENPMWEFRICKLCLNICVGESGDRLTRAAKVLEQLTGQTPVFSKARNTFRSFGIRRNEKIAGHCTVRGAKAEEILEKGLKVREYELWKNNFSDTVNFSFGIQEHIDLDIKYDPSIDIYGLTFYVVPGRPGFSIAVQAALGSNRISKEVAI; via the coding sequence atgacgcaagatcagggtGAAAAGGAGAACCCCATGTGGGAATTTCGTATCTGCAAGCTCTGCCTCAATATCTGCGTGGGGGAGAGTGGAGACAGACTGACCCGAGCAGCCAAGGTGTTGGAGCAGCTCACAGGCCAGACCCCTGTGTTTTCCAAAGCTAGAAACACCTTCAGGTCCTTTGGCATCCGGAGAAATGAGAAAATCGCTGGTCACTGCACTGTCCGTGGAGCCAAGGCAGAGGAGATTCTGGAGAAAGGCCTGAAGGTGCGAGAGTACGAATTATGGAAGAATAACTTCTCAGATACTGTCAATTTCAGCTTTGGGATTCAGGAACACATTGACCTGGACATCAAATATGACCCCAGCATTGACATCTATGGCTTGACTTTCTATGTGGTGCCAGGTAGGCCAGGTTTCAGCATCGCAGTACAGGCTGCACTGGGGTCAAACAGAATCAGCAAAGAGGTGGCCATT
- the LOC116905786 gene encoding coiled-coil domain-containing protein 170-like gives MSRPLQPVSHSDPGRLANSQTQEACEAKPPEASHQSPLSTLENVRVACFDPPPEVVPTRNPIIHNKKAADPVHSDFASLWVKNKTLLAELRNLQNKLYMKETSLQEMKTELESYKETNAQQELQIMSLRDDVKNLQDLIDSLMKVKMLKNTESQSFGRHNWDLTERVIDLENCLREHLTGREPAWRKAELLEKRRSCPCRFSPHMNLKGLEDSLDIFPVKDNDKVCNSERDNIVYSEGPTEEQTMVDKCQQDLIYKEKLTSELDRAPYSCSWDPTHEHSHHQDFLGQLATLLSDSIGPIVATEEAVKERIQEMGANEQLWKFKTEALQQEIQMLTKRLEHLQHLYEEAGERLPHTEENYTEQKRPLGYLNAKVSVNCSLRGLDVGRKKGRENSRTRTTHTDKRSKFKRLEMLLDIERNSKMAAAPKMEEKIQRLQKQLSDLKLSNKNMKTQLTRINVLKDRTIERLRQSVTKVETVKEKTAAKMDNLKIPSDPVEQAARPEKERAHQTPARSLPEPSTVRSMLKGVSGREQELADFRETIMKMLGFNMKTADKDVINQLKLVVQIYEVSNKSKMDSHSEPGPAK, from the exons GCTTGCTTTGATCCTCCTCCTGAAGTGGTTCCGACCAGGAACCCAATCATACACAACAAAAAGGCAGCCGACCCCGTCCATTCCGACTTTGCCAGCTTGTGGGTCAAAAACAAGACTCTCTTAGCTGag ctgagaaatCTTCAAAACAAGCTCTACATGAAAGAAACTTCTTTGCAAGAGATGAAGACAGAGTTAGAGAGTTACAAAGAAACTAATGCCCAGCAGGAGTTACAGATAATGTCCCTGAGAGATGACGTCAAGAACCTTCAAGACCTTATTGACTCTCTAATGAAGGTTAAGATGTTGAAAAACACAGAATCTCAGAGTTTCGGAAGACATAACTGGGATCTAACTGAGCGAGTTATAGACCTAGAGAACTGTCTAAG GGAGCACCTGACGGGAAGAGAGCCAGCATGGAGAAAGGCGGAGCTTCTGGAGAAAAGGCGGTCCTGCCCCTGCAGATTCTCTCCCCACATGAACCTGAAAGGACTGGAAGATTCCTTGGATATTTTCCCTGTGAAG GACAATGATAAAGTCTGCAACTCTGAGAGAGACAACATTGTTTACTCGGAAGGACCAACTGAGGAGCAAACCATGGTCGATAAATGTCAACAGGATTTGATCTACAAAGAAAAACTAACATCTGAATTGGACAGAGCTCCGTATTCCTGTAGCTGGGACCCCACCCATGAGCATTCCCACCACCAGGACTTCCTCGGTCAGTTGGCTACGCTACTGAGTGACAGCATTGGCCCCATAGTAGCCACGGAAGAAGCAGTGAAAGAGAGGATCCAGGAAATGGGTGCAAACGAGCAGCTGTGGAAATTC AAAACTGAAGCCCTGCAGCAGGAGATTCAGATGCTCACCAAGAGGCTCGAGCACCTGCAGCACCTTTATGAAGAGGCTGGTGAAAGGTTACCCCACACTGAAGAAAATTACACGGAGCAGAAAAGACCCTTGGGATACCTGAACGCAAAGGTTTCTGTCAACTGCTCTCTAAGAGGCTTAGATGtgggcaggaagaaaggaaga GAAAACTCCAGGACCCGGACTACCCACACAGATAAACGCAGCAAGTTCAAACGGTTAGAGATGTTATTGGATATTGAGCGGAATTCCAAGATGGCTGCAGCcccaaaaatggaggagaaaattCAGAGACTTCAGAAGCAGCTTAGTGAtttgaaattgtcaaataaaaacatgaagactCAACTGACAAGAATAAATGTCCTTAAA GACAGAACAATTGAGCGGCTCAGGCAATCAGTAACAAAAGTTGAAACGGTGAAAGAGAAGACAGCAGCCAAAATGGACAACTTGAAAATCCCATCAGATCCCGTGGAGCAGGCAGCAAGACCAGAGAAGGAGAGGGCCCACCAGACGCCAGCCCGGAGCCTTCCCGAGCCTTCTACAGTCAGAAGCATGCTGAAAGGGGTCTCAGGACGAGAGCAAGAG CTCGCCGACTTTCGGGAGACCATTATGAAGATGTTGGGATTTAACATGAAAACAGCAGACAAGGATGTCATTAATCAGCTGAAGCTTGTCGTCCAAATTTATGAAGTCTCTAACAAATCAAAGATGGATTCTCACAGTGAGCCTGGACCAGCCAAGTGA